One Mercurialis annua linkage group LG3, ddMerAnnu1.2, whole genome shotgun sequence DNA window includes the following coding sequences:
- the LOC126675161 gene encoding uncharacterized protein LOC126675161: MDQMFDIYMEQVKASGGFDVDSISDSDLVGEIAPLLLVGEEPDDDIKLMFDIAIAQHNMEECSNLQLVKIVKANFAFVSGVMFYITLDAKGDEQKIGTYQAQVFDGITERKLMLFRPLSSSSNNISDEAGDG; encoded by the coding sequence ATGGACCAGATGTTTGATATATACATGGAACAAGTTAAGGCTTCGGGCGGTTTTGATGTCGACAGTATTTCTGATTCGGACCTTGTCGGCGAAATCGCCCCTCTTTTACTTGTGGGAGAAGAGCCAGACGATGATATAAAACTTATGTTTGATATTGCAATTGCACAACACAATATGGAAGAATGTTCTAATCTTCAACTGGTTAAAATTGTTAAAGCTAATTTTGCATTTGTCTCCGGCGTAATGTTTTATATCACTTTAGACGCGAAGGGTGATGAGCAAAAAATTGGTACGTATCAAGCTCAAGTGTTTGATGGAATTACAGAGCGAAAACTTATGTTGTTTAGACCATTGAGTAGTAGTAGCAATAATATTTCCGATGAAGCTGGTGATGGataa
- the LOC126672935 gene encoding uncharacterized protein LOC126672935: MEKLKLSTNMRARSDLSFSQFLLRVGNREEPTTEEDNIRLPNEMIIPYNAKEDSETALINAVFSNLKENSSSPEYMMNKAVDDTNNYYQEEFLNTLLPNGLPPHRLELKINCPIILLRNLDTANRLCNGTRMVCKKFDKNVIHAEITVGQHRGNKFYYQEFLYRRQKMKDTHFTSKGSNSQ, from the exons ATGGAAAAACTCAAACTAAGTACCAACATGAGAGCAAGATCAGATTTATCTTTTAGTCAATTTCTACTTAGAGTGGGCAACAGAGAAGAGCCAACAACAGAAGAAGATAATATAAGACTCCCAAATGAGATGATAATACCATACAATGCTAAAGAGGACAGCGAGACGGCCTTGATTAATGCAGTATTTTCTAATCTAAAGGAAAACTCATCATCACCGGAATACATGATGAACAAG GCTGTGGATGATACAAATAACTACTACCAAGAAGAATTCTTAAATACTCTGCTACCTAACGGTCTTCCACCACACAGACTTGAGCTGAAAATTAACTGCCCGATCATACTACTAAGAAATTTAGACACGGCGAACAGACTGTGCAATGGAACAAGAATGGTATGCAAAAAGTTCGACAAAAATGTAATACATGCAGAAATAACGGTCGGACAGCACAGGGGGAACAAGTTTTATTACCAAGAATTCCTTTATCGCCGGCAGAAAATGAAGGATACCCATTTCACTTCAAAAGGAAGCAATTCCCAATAA
- the LOC126671880 gene encoding uncharacterized protein LOC126671880 translates to MWERRKKGNVIGRVNAANSIEGERYYMRLLLSHVKGPKSFEDLLTVDGTKCNSFKESAIKRNLLESDQSASECMSEAVAFQMPRELRRLFAILLVYSEPTDVREIEEELTVEIPAEDIDAEKNLNKEQTYAYNTILDRAKSNTRGVFFVNGPEGTGKTFLYKVILAKMRSSGMIALARTTSGVAAAIMPEGRTAHSRFSIPLNAKETTVCGISKQSAKAELLRRAKLIIWDEAPMAKKFVIEIVDRTLRDILSYNDPFGGKIIEFGGDFRQVLSALPNGTREHTITASLVRSYL, encoded by the exons atgtgGGAAAGAAGGAAAAAGGGAAATGTAATTGGTCGGGTAAATGCAGCAAATTCAATTGAAGGTGAGAGGTATTATATGAGGCTCCTATTAAGCCATGTCAAAGGACCAAAATCATTTGAAGATCTACTTACAGTGGATGGCACCAAATGCAATTCGTTCAAAGAGTCCGCAATCAAGAGAAATTTGCTCGAATCAGATCAAAGTGCATCAGAATGCATGAGCGAGGCGGTGGCTTTCCAAATGCCTAGGGAGCTGAGAAGACTGTTTGCAATTTTATTGGTATACAGCGAGCCAACTGACGTCAG AGAAATAGAAGAAGAATTGACAGTTGAAATACCGGCTGAAGATATTGATGCGGAAAAAAACCTAAACAAGGAGCAAACATATGCATACAACACTATACTAGATAGAGCCAAATCTAATACAAGGGGAGTGTTCTTTGTGAATGGACCTGAAGGAACTGGAAAAACATTCTTATACAAAGTAATACTAGCAAAGATGAGATCAAGCGGTATGATAGCTTTAGCCAGAACAACTTCGGGCGTAGCAGCTGCAATTATGCCTGAAGGAAGGACAGCCCACTCCCGTTTCAGCATCCCACTCAATGCAAAAGAGACAACGGTGTGCGGCATATCAAAGCAAAGTGCAAAAGCAGAACTTTTAAGAAGAGCTAAGTTAATCATTTGGGATGAGGCGCCGATGGCCAAAAAATTTGTAATTGAAATAGTCGACCGAACCCTTAGGGACATATTGAGCTATAATGACCCTTTTGGAGGAAAGATCATCGAATTTGGTGGAGATTTCAGGCAAGTGCTATCCGCGTTACCGAATGGAACAAGAGAACATACAATTACTGCAAGCCTTGTCAGATCGTATCTATAG